GTGATCCTCAACTTCGAGCTGTAACGCGTCCGGCAGAAACTGAAGCCGCACCCACGCCTGCCGGGCGCCGGAATGCCGCGCAACGTTGTTGAGAGCTTCCTGCAGGACGCGATAAATATGGATACCCGTGCTGCCATCCACGGGAAAGGGCGTGCCTGACTTTTCATAGCTTATGACAATTCCGGTTTGTCTTTCCACCGTGGGCAGGTACCAATCTAGTGTGTTCTCCAGCCCCGACTCGTCGAGGGTCACGGGATGCAACGCCTGCGAAAGGGTGCGGACGTTATTGAGCGTAGATTGGGTAATTTCCGAGACTTCACGCAGTTCGGAACGCAGCGGCGATCCCTCAGGAGCATGATTTCCCGCCCGCGAAAGCATGGATCCGATGGCGGTCAGGATCTGGCCAAATTCGTCGTGCAGTTCCCGCGAAATGTAACGCAGGGTAGATTCCTGAGTGGCGATCAACTTCTGCGCCAGCTCGCTGCGCTGTTCGGAGAGCTCCGCCAGTTGCGTAAACAGCCGGCGGTTCGAACGAATCAGATAAAGGCTGGTGAGGGCGATAGCAATCAAGGTGGCAGTGAGAAAGAAATACACCTGCCGTTGAACGCGGCTATAGATCTGGTTAATGCGCTGCGCCGCCAGTTCTTCGCTCTCATTATTTTCCACCAGTAAACGTGCTACCGCTGTGCTCAGGGCCGCCTGGCGTGCCTGCAGGGAGAGCCGGATCTGCGTGCGAGCCTCGGCTTCCTTGCCATCACGGGCCAGCGCGAAAATACGATCCGCGGCATCCCAGAACTGCGCCAGGGAGTTGCTGAGAAACTCGCGTTGCTCGGGCGTGCGCGTAGTCACCGCCAACTGCTCCTCACGGCGTAGCGCGTCTTCAAGATCTGTACGCACACGTTGAAACTGCGTTGCCCAGGCGGTGAGCGGATAAGGCTCATCGGCGTCGAGCATGTCGCGCATGGCTAAGGCGAGGGAATTGAGGTCGTTCTGGATGCGCAGCAACTGGAGGGAATCTTTCCTATTGCGGTCAACCAGGTTGGTCTGTAACTCACGCAAGCCGGAGATCTGGCGCGTAATGTACCAGGAGTAAGCCACCACCGCCGCCAGCGTAATCAGCAAGCCCAGCAACAGAGCGGTGGCCGGTGAGCGGCCGGGCGCAGAGGGACGCGACACGCCCCGAGGATACAATGCAGGGCAAGTGGCTGTCATAGGCCGATGAGGGGAGTGCGGGGCGGTAACGCCAGCGGTTGGCGGGACCCCATCGACCGTAACGGCATCCTGACTCTTCCTGATAGACAGGCGTGCAAGCGGACTGGGATAATTAAGCATTGATCAGGCCCGCTGGCCGTCGCAAGCCACGGGCCTGGATGTTTCAGGGGATATTTGTTAATGGCGATCAGTACCTTACGGAAATTTCAGAAACGCGGCATTTGCCTTGGCTTGATTCTCATAGCATCAATGGCTGTTGTTGCAGCGGGTCCTGCCACCTCAACGCCTCCAGTGAAGGTAGTGACAACCAGTACCAGCCAGGAACATCGGCTGATTCTCTTCCACACTCATACTGGCGAGAGCCTCGACATCGTCTACCGTCGTGGTGACGAATACATCCCCGACGCACTTGCACAGCTCAATGATTTCCTTCGCGACCACCGCACCGGCGACGTCCATCAGTACGACCCACGTGTATTCGATCTGCTAAGCGATCTCACTGCCGCAGTTGGAAAACCGGGAGCGGAAATCGACATTATCTGCGGCTATCGCACGCCCTGGAGTAACGAATATCTGCGCACGCACGGCCATGGAGTCGCCCAGCACAGCCTGCATATGCAGGCGATGGCGATTGATATCCGAATTCCTGGCGTGAAGACCTCGGAACTGCGCGACGCAGCCCTGGCGCTTCACCGTGGAGGCGTGGGCTACTACGCCGCCTCGGACTTCGTCCACGTCGACGTGGGACGGGTGCGGCGCTGGTAACTCGTTTTTTCTAATAGCCGATAATCATCGGAAGTCAAGGCCCCGCCCAAGCTGCGCTTGAACGGGGCACCCTCAGAATTATTGTTCGACTCCCCAAATCACTCTAGCCAGGATAGGGGTAGCCTTTCGCCAGCACCACCTCCAGGTCGCGGTCGTGCCCATAAATATCGTCGAAGAATTCGACATCACCGTTTTCGAGTACCACGGCAGTCGCGTACACGATTAGAACTGGAATCTTCTGCTTGAGATTAACTTGCACCGGCACGGTACCGTCTATTGCCGCCTGGATCTTCTGCCGCGTCCAATCTGGCTGGTCCTGTAAAACCCACAGCGCCATGGTCATGGGATCCTCCACGCGTATACAGCCATGAGAAAAGTCGCGACGCGAGCGGGCGAACAGTTCGTGCGCCGGACTGCCGTGCAAATAGACGTTGTACTGGTTGGGGAAGATGAACTTGGCCGGACCGAGAGCATTCTCAGGGCCGGGCCGCTGGCGGATGGACAGCTTTCCCGAGCGCAGCTGTTCGAGAACTTCGTTACTCACGTGGGCGGAGGCCACTACCTCCCCTTTGCTGTTGTAGGCCTCCAGATCGTGTTTTGCCAGGTAGTCGCGGTCCTTGGTGAGCTTTGGGACCATTTCGCTGCGCTGGATGCTGGGGGTTACGTTCCAATAAGGACGAAAAATCACATATTCCATGTTGTCAGAGAATACTGGCGTTTCGCTGCGATAGGCCCGGCCGACCACCACATTCATCGTCAGCTCTACGTGGCCCTCACGGTTCACTCCTCGCACGCGAAATTCCGGAATGTTGACCACAACTGGCGGACGCGGAAAATCATGCGGAACCCAGCGCCAGCGCTCCAGCGTGAGTTCAAGCTGATGCACTCGCTGGCTCAGCGGCACATTGAGTTGTTGGACCGTGGCCGCATTAATGCGGCCGTCTGTATCCAGGCCGTGTCGTTGCTGAAAATGCTTGACGGCATCAACCAGCGGTCCCGAGTAAATATTCGAGTCAGGAGGGACCTGGGCATCGGCGGGAAGGTCACCAAGCAAGCGCAGCAGGCGCGTGAGGCGGGGTACCCCGGTATAGGGCTGCCCGGGCGGGATCGGCTTAGCAGGCACGGGAAGCGCCTCTCCATCGTCCTGGCTGGCCAGCTTGCGATAGATCTCCAATGCTTTCTGAGTGCGCTGATATCCGGGAAAAGGAGGCTCGACATGTGCCAGGGCTGTGGTGATGTCAGTTGCGGTGAGCACCTGCTCGCGTACCAGGTCAGGAAGGTCGTATTTCTTGTGCTCGATATCAAACCCGAAGTGAAAGTAGTGGGGATTGACTCTGCCGATATGCAGATCGGAGATATAGCGCATGAGGCAAACCGTCAGGGCAAGATCGAACTCGGCAAGGTCGATGTCCGCGGGGGCCGAGGTTGCTGGCCGAAGCTTGTCTACGCGTGCCGCCCAGCGCGAACCGTCATAATCCTCCGCATGGAGACCCTTATTGTCGGCATTTTGCAAGACCGCGATCACTTCGGTCGCCTGCGGCGTCGGCTGTGAATTACGGATCCAGGCGAGGGCGTAATTGCTTGGACCGTAGAAGTGCTGAACGTGAGCACGGTAGTCGGAAAAGTTCGGCCACTTAAGGCTGGCCAGCGTTCCGGCATCGATCCAGGAACGGAACGTAGCGTCGCCAGCACTCGATAAGTGCTGGTCGGCTTGCGATGAACCAGACGCCTGATTGTTCGGCCCGGCAGCCTCCACCTGATTTTGTGTGCCTGCCTTCCGGGCGCATGCCGCCGAGATTCCTACCACCAGCAGCAACAAAATTGTGGACTGCGACCTCTTCATCAGATTTGCCTCCGGGGAATGGCTGCATAGAACATTTCGCGGCAATACATGCTGCAATCCGAGAATGAATATTGGCGACGGCTCGCGAACCTGCAACTTTAACTGCGGTTTCGTCTGGAAACCGAACGAATGAGCTGATTGGGCCCATGGAGACTGTGACGGTAGGGTTATCTTAAAGGCGGGTGTCGAGGTTCACAAGCTAGAGCAGGCGAAGGCCGGACATCACCAACTCTCCGACGGACCAGTTCCAGACCACCTCGGTGTGGAGATCGTCACCGGCGAGCGAGACGCGCAAGCGGCGTCCGGGAGGCAGTTGTTTGAATTGGTGACGAATGCACAGGCCGCGCTGGCTGCGATCGACCAGAAACGCGGGAAATTCTACGTGCCCGTCTGTTTGCTCGACCACGACGGTTACAGGCTCGCAGGCTGGTGTGCGCGGTTCGCTGCGTCTTTCTACCGCTTGGGTACCGATCACGGGTTGTGGGCTTTCTTCCATGACCGTTGGGGAAACGATAGGTCAGTCGATCCAGCCGGGCAACACACGAACGTCGTTGGCCGAGCGACAGGACTAAACGCCAAAACAGTCAATACACAAAACCACTAGCTCCATATTTTTGTTACGGTTCTGGGCAAACTGCCAAATCAGGATAGTCTCAACGTTACTTCAGTTACCGCTTCTTCCCTATAGAGACAAGCTTGTTGAGGAGTTCAGCGTTACTCTTAGCTCTGGCACATCCCCGGCCAAGCGTGGCCATATGCCCACAGGAACTCGCGGCGGCGTGTCTTTAGGAAGATACGAAATCCTGGCCGAATTGGGGCGGGGAGGCATGGGTGTTGTCTACCAGGCCCACGACCCCAAAATTAACCGGCTGGTAGCCATTAAAACCGTTTCTCTGGCCGCTCTCGAAGTCGACGAAGAAGCCGAATATCGGGAACGGTTCTTTCGCGAGGCGCAGGCCGCAGGCCGCCTATCCCATCCCCGCATTGTGACCATCTTCGATGTAAGTGAGGAAGGCACGACTCGCAGTCCGTACATCGTGATGGAGTACGTACCCGGTCAATCGCTCAAGAAATTGCTTTCTACGGCTCCGCAAGGCCTGCCTTGCGATACCGCCCTGCAGCTCATCGAAGAACTGGCGGACGCTCTTGGCTATGCGCATGGTCAAGGGGTGGTGCATCGCGACATCAAGCCGGCGAACATCATCGTCACCGAAGATGGGCACGCCAAGATCACCGACTTTGGCATCGCCAAAATGGATCTCACCACGTCTACGAAGGCGGGAGAGTTGCTTGGCACGCCGGCCTATATGTCGCCGGAGCAACTGCGAGGCGCCGAGGTAGATGGCCGATCTGACCTGTTCTCTTTGGGAGTGGTTCTATACACGCTCTTGACCGGCCACAGGCCTTTCCAGGGCGATGGAAACAGCACGGTTCAGTTCAAGGTCATGCATCGCGCCCCTCTGCCGGCGGCCACCTACAACATTGCACTCCCACCCCAGGTGGACAGGATCTTGAGCCAGGCCATGGCCAAAGATCCCGCCCGGCGGTATCAGACAGGCGCGGAAATGGCAACGAGCATTTGCCAGGTGCGGCAGGAATTGAGCCTTGGACAGAATCCAATTCCCGCAGTCCTGCCTGCAAGCGTGAGCCATGTCTCCGCAAGGCCAGCGTCTCAGAGTGTCGCGACGACAGGGTCGCCTGCGGCCCGCACGATGCGGGTCGGGGCCCGAGGGCTGCTGGCCGACACCCAGAGGTCTGCCTGGGCACGTCTGTTGCAGCTATGGCGAACCGATTCTGTAGTTCAACAGATCAGGAAATGGCAACAGCTATGGGTGCGATCCGCACAGGCTTGGGGTAAGAAATGCAATCTCTCCATCCGCAAACTGCTGACCACGACTCCCCCGATCTCTCCTAAGTGGTATTTCGCGCTTCTTAGTTCAGTTTTGTTGGTTGCCGCTCTAACGGTGAGGGGAGCGCAGCATCGTTCGTCGCGGGCGATGCCGGCCGGAGCCGCACACTCGGCCGTGAAGATGCCAAACAGTACTGGTTCGGTGGCTGCGCCCGGGATACCGATGCAGGCAGCCAACTCGACGAAACCAGCAAGCCAGAAGCCTGCAGCCGACGCCAGGGCTTCCGTCCAAACGCATTCCCAACTGCAGTCAGAGAGGAACACTGCCGGGCACGTCACTGGCGCTAAGAAGGGCTCTCCGAGGCCGGGCAATTCGGGGGCGGATCTGTCCGCGATGGCGTCTAGTTCCGTCGCCAGCACACCTGGGTTAGAGGCGGAGCCCTCCGCAGCTCCGCAGGTCACCAAGCCAGTCGCATTCATTCCGGCGCCTGCGCGAGTTGCTCCTGCCACCCTGGAGCTGGGAGTTGAGCATCAGCTCGCCGAAGGCACCATGACTATATGGATCGATGGCGCGAAGGTATATAGCGATACATTCCAGGGAGACGTCAAGAAGCGCCTGGGCATCTTCCGGAAAATTCATGGGGCATTCGCTCATGAACTCACGGTATCCGCGGGCAAACACCGGGTGCGGGTGAGGGTGCAGTCGGCCGACGAGAAATATGATCAGTCCAAAGCGATAGCGGGCAACTTCCCCGAGAATGGGAAAATCGTGCTCAATATCAAGTGCGAGAAGAACAAGGACATGCAGATCGCGCTGGATTGACCGAGTCGGGTTATTTTCACTAAACAATTTCTGTGAGATCCGATGGCCTCGCCTATTTCTGATTTTGATAGCGAGGTATGGTCCCTGCTCTATCCTTTCGGATTGGGTACGAACTGGTATCCCAGTCCCCTGACGGTGAGCAGATAGCGTGGCTTGCTGGGGTTGGGTTCAATGTAGCGGCGCAGGCGCACGATGAAATTGTCGATGGCGCGGGTATCGGTATCCTCGCGCAAATTCCAGACATCTTCCAGAATCGCCTTGCGCGAAACTGGGCGTCCGCTGTTGCGAATCAGGTAGCGCAAAAGCTCCAGCTCCATCAAGGTGAGCTGGATTACCTGTTTTCCGCTGCGCAATTGCAGATTCTGAAAGTCGACTGTCTTACCCTCGAAGGTGAATAGGTCAGGCGGAGCTGAGGAGGACGCCTCTGCGGCGCCGTTATTTTGTGTCCAGGTCTTACGGCGCAGCAGGCTTCCCAGGCGCGCTGTGAGAATGGCGAGATTGAAGGGCTTGGAGAGATAGTCGTCGGCGCCGGATTCGAACCCTTTGAGCACATCTTCCGGGCGGCCGAGAGCGGTCAACATCAGTACGGGAATATAGTTCTGAGCTGCGCGCAACTCGTGTGCTACGGCGAAACCATCTTTTCCCGGCAGCATGACGTCCAGAACCAGGGCATCGAAGTTTTCTTTGTTCTGTAGCAGCCTGGCCAGGGTATCTTCGCCATTGCTGCTGACAGCAACGAAATAGCCTTCGGCCTCCAAGTTAAAACGCAGCCCCTCGGCAAGGTGAGCTTCGTCTTCGACTACGAGGATGCGGTTCATACGCGATAGATCCTGGGGAAGCGCAAGGTAAACGTACTCCCGTGGCCTTCGCCATCGCTCTCGGCGAATGCTTCACCTCCGTGGCGGCGGGCAATCGAGCGCACGATGAATAAACCCAGTCCTGTGCCCTTCACCTGACCCGTGCCCGGGTGGGTTACACGATAGAAGCGCTTGAATATGCGTTTCAGCTCTCCGCGCGGAATGCCAATGCCGTTATCGCGCACGCGCAGCAAGACGGTGTCGATGTCGGGCGTGAGGATGTCAACGACAATGTCCTTTTTCTCGCCCGAATATTTCACCGCATTGTCAAAGACATTGGCCACCGCGGTGCGGAGTTCGTCCGAGTTTCCCAGCAGTGTCACGCCCTGGGGCAGCTCAGTTCCGAAGCGCAGCGTCTCCGGCTGCAGGTTGTGGCGGAGGCGCGCCAGCTCCAGGGCATCGCGCACCAGGCTGGAAAAATCCACTTCGCGCCAATTCTTGCTTCGCGTCCCGTGGCGCTCCTCGCCGGCTTTCAGGACCTGCTCCACTGTTCCCAGCAACCGCTCGGTATCTTCCAGCATGACGCGGTAGAACTGCTGGCGCTGCGCCTCCTCCAGATGGCGCCGCTCCAGCGTCTCCAGGTAAAGGCGTATGGAGGTGATGGGAGTCTTCAGCTCGTGGGTGACGGCGTTGAGGAAGCTGTCCTGCTGTTCGTTGCGGCGGATTTCCCGGACGAGGAAGATCGTGTTGACTACCAGGCCGGCGATGATGACTCCGAAAAAGATGACTCCCAGCACCAGGGGAACAATTTCGCGCCAGTTAAGGATGATCCAGCCAACATTAAGCGTTACCGCCAGCCCCACCAGGCAGGCGCTCAGGGTGATGAAGAACGCGATCGTCTTGCCGCGGCTGGCTATGCGCATGGGAATCAGCCAAAATTGTAGTAGATGGGCCGGCCCCAGAAGCAAGAACCGCAGGGGGCGCCTGCGGTCCATGGCATTCACGAAATGTCGAAGCGATTAGGTCCAGGTGGCCCACTCAAGCTTTCTCTTGCTTCAGTGGGTATCTGTCTCTGGCAGAAGCGCTGGTACGAATTCAAGATCAATCGTCAGTTTTGTGGAAAAGCTGCGTTATATTCCGCTGAGGTGACAAATGGTCAACTGGATCATCGACCAGATCGTGCATTTCGACTTCAGACGGGATACCGTCAAGAACGGCCTGGCCCACTTCGGTTTCTATGACAGGCGGGGCCGCTACTTCGCAGTTCTTCACGCGAAACACTTCATGGGCCTCGCTGGTGAGAACGATCGCCTTAAGTGGACCGTCGCGGCAAAACCAGTGTTCGCTGACGTGCCGAACATTCAGGCGCCCCTCGAATTCCCCATGTACGTCGATGTTCTGCACGATGAAGCGCTGGTGGTGTCGAACTTTAAGACTGCCGAGTTGTACCGCATCGATCTGTCCACAATGACCGCGCGGCTGCTCGTTGATGGGCATGCGCTCGGCATGGTGAACATGGGCAACTGCGTCGTCGATGCGGAGGGTTACATCTGGGTGAACGAGGTAAGCGGTTGCCGACTCTGGCGGTTCGACTCAGGTGGCCACTCCGTCGAGGTGCTCGGCGATGGAACTTTCGGGTTTCAGGCGGATCCCGTACCTTTCAGCGGGTCACGCTTTAGCTGGATTTACGACATACGGCGAGGTCCGAATAACACAATCTATTTGCTGGACAGCCGCAACTTCGCGGTCCGTGTTATCGATATAGCCCGGCGCTGCGTAACCACGATCGCGGGCGATGGCCAGCCGGGATATGAGGGTGACGGGAGAAACGCGCGAATTGCACGTTTCGGCGGGAATCCACAGGCGAAGTTCGATGGTCCGATCGCCCTCTCAGTGGACGAGTATGGGAACGTGTACATCGGTGACCGTTTCAATCACGTCGTTCGAATGATCGATGGCGTAACCGGGGTCATCTCTACGATCGCAGGCACCCAGGACGTCAATGAGGAGCGGGCGAACGACACCAACGAGCGCGACCCTCTACGCCTCAATCTGCCGAAGATCGGCAGTATGGACTACCACGATGGTCGCCTCTTCGTGCCCACGAATTTGACTGCCGATTCGGGAGATCTTATTGTCCTCCACCGAGTTGCCTAAGAGGGGTGGGGAACTAACCCCATGCTCTCTCTTACCCCTCAGGCGATTGAGGGGGCAGGCGCGCTCTTCTAAGATGGCTTCTTAAGTTTGCGGCTAGTCGCCCGAGCCGGCTGTGACTAGTTCTTGTGCGGCCGGAACTGGGAGAGCGGTTGGGAGAGCCGGACTGGATTCCGGTTCGGGCTTGAGCTTAGGCAGTTTAATATCCCAGGCCAGCCCGAGCTTACTCATGCACCAGATGCCGTACCAGTTGATATCGACTTCGTACCAGGCGAGTCCGTGCCGCGCGGATTGCGGGTGCGCATGATGGTTGTTATGCCACCCTTCCCCGAACGTAAGGATAGCTACCCAAAAGCTGTTCTTGGAGCTGTCACCGGTGAGGAAGCGCTGCGTTCCCCACATATGGGTGGCTGAATTCA
The sequence above is drawn from the Terriglobales bacterium genome and encodes:
- a CDS encoding DUF882 domain-containing protein gives rise to the protein MAVVAAGPATSTPPVKVVTTSTSQEHRLILFHTHTGESLDIVYRRGDEYIPDALAQLNDFLRDHRTGDVHQYDPRVFDLLSDLTAAVGKPGAEIDIICGYRTPWSNEYLRTHGHGVAQHSLHMQAMAIDIRIPGVKTSELRDAALALHRGGVGYYAASDFVHVDVGRVRRW
- a CDS encoding histidine kinase, producing the protein MSRPSAPGRSPATALLLGLLITLAAVVAYSWYITRQISGLRELQTNLVDRNRKDSLQLLRIQNDLNSLALAMRDMLDADEPYPLTAWATQFQRVRTDLEDALRREEQLAVTTRTPEQREFLSNSLAQFWDAADRIFALARDGKEAEARTQIRLSLQARQAALSTAVARLLVENNESEELAAQRINQIYSRVQRQVYFFLTATLIAIALTSLYLIRSNRRLFTQLAELSEQRSELAQKLIATQESTLRYISRELHDEFGQILTAIGSMLSRAGNHAPEGSPLRSELREVSEITQSTLNNVRTLSQALHPVTLDESGLENTLDWYLPTVERQTGIVISYEKSGTPFPVDGSTGIHIYRVLQEALNNVARHSGARQAWVRLQFLPDALQLEVEDH
- a CDS encoding L,D-transpeptidase family protein, with the protein product MKRSQSTILLLLVVGISAACARKAGTQNQVEAAGPNNQASGSSQADQHLSSAGDATFRSWIDAGTLASLKWPNFSDYRAHVQHFYGPSNYALAWIRNSQPTPQATEVIAVLQNADNKGLHAEDYDGSRWAARVDKLRPATSAPADIDLAEFDLALTVCLMRYISDLHIGRVNPHYFHFGFDIEHKKYDLPDLVREQVLTATDITTALAHVEPPFPGYQRTQKALEIYRKLASQDDGEALPVPAKPIPPGQPYTGVPRLTRLLRLLGDLPADAQVPPDSNIYSGPLVDAVKHFQQRHGLDTDGRINAATVQQLNVPLSQRVHQLELTLERWRWVPHDFPRPPVVVNIPEFRVRGVNREGHVELTMNVVVGRAYRSETPVFSDNMEYVIFRPYWNVTPSIQRSEMVPKLTKDRDYLAKHDLEAYNSKGEVVASAHVSNEVLEQLRSGKLSIRQRPGPENALGPAKFIFPNQYNVYLHGSPAHELFARSRRDFSHGCIRVEDPMTMALWVLQDQPDWTRQKIQAAIDGTVPVQVNLKQKIPVLIVYATAVVLENGDVEFFDDIYGHDRDLEVVLAKGYPYPG
- a CDS encoding PilZ domain-containing protein, whose product is MIGTQAVERRSEPRTPACEPVTVVVEQTDGHVEFPAFLVDRSQRGLCIRHQFKQLPPGRRLRVSLAGDDLHTEVVWNWSVGELVMSGLRLL
- a CDS encoding serine/threonine-protein kinase encodes the protein MPTGTRGGVSLGRYEILAELGRGGMGVVYQAHDPKINRLVAIKTVSLAALEVDEEAEYRERFFREAQAAGRLSHPRIVTIFDVSEEGTTRSPYIVMEYVPGQSLKKLLSTAPQGLPCDTALQLIEELADALGYAHGQGVVHRDIKPANIIVTEDGHAKITDFGIAKMDLTTSTKAGELLGTPAYMSPEQLRGAEVDGRSDLFSLGVVLYTLLTGHRPFQGDGNSTVQFKVMHRAPLPAATYNIALPPQVDRILSQAMAKDPARRYQTGAEMATSICQVRQELSLGQNPIPAVLPASVSHVSARPASQSVATTGSPAARTMRVGARGLLADTQRSAWARLLQLWRTDSVVQQIRKWQQLWVRSAQAWGKKCNLSIRKLLTTTPPISPKWYFALLSSVLLVAALTVRGAQHRSSRAMPAGAAHSAVKMPNSTGSVAAPGIPMQAANSTKPASQKPAADARASVQTHSQLQSERNTAGHVTGAKKGSPRPGNSGADLSAMASSSVASTPGLEAEPSAAPQVTKPVAFIPAPARVAPATLELGVEHQLAEGTMTIWIDGAKVYSDTFQGDVKKRLGIFRKIHGAFAHELTVSAGKHRVRVRVQSADEKYDQSKAIAGNFPENGKIVLNIKCEKNKDMQIALD
- a CDS encoding HAMP domain-containing sensor histidine kinase, yielding MRIASRGKTIAFFITLSACLVGLAVTLNVGWIILNWREIVPLVLGVIFFGVIIAGLVVNTIFLVREIRRNEQQDSFLNAVTHELKTPITSIRLYLETLERRHLEEAQRQQFYRVMLEDTERLLGTVEQVLKAGEERHGTRSKNWREVDFSSLVRDALELARLRHNLQPETLRFGTELPQGVTLLGNSDELRTAVANVFDNAVKYSGEKKDIVVDILTPDIDTVLLRVRDNGIGIPRGELKRIFKRFYRVTHPGTGQVKGTGLGLFIVRSIARRHGGEAFAESDGEGHGSTFTLRFPRIYRV
- a CDS encoding response regulator transcription factor, which codes for MNRILVVEDEAHLAEGLRFNLEAEGYFVAVSSNGEDTLARLLQNKENFDALVLDVMLPGKDGFAVAHELRAAQNYIPVLMLTALGRPEDVLKGFESGADDYLSKPFNLAILTARLGSLLRRKTWTQNNGAAEASSSAPPDLFTFEGKTVDFQNLQLRSGKQVIQLTLMELELLRYLIRNSGRPVSRKAILEDVWNLREDTDTRAIDNFIVRLRRYIEPNPSKPRYLLTVRGLGYQFVPNPKG